One genomic window of Azospirillum sp. TSH100 includes the following:
- a CDS encoding FTR1 family protein, translating to MLASLIIVFREVLEAGLIVGIVLAATQGVVGRGRWIAFGIIGGIIGSCVVAAFADGISSLFADTGQELFNATVLLIAVAMLAWHNAWMAQHGRELARDMKAVGHAVQSGEKSLAALAVVIGVAVLREGSEVVLFLTGILASEEGGIATVAAGGLGGMALGALVSVLLYVGLVQIPTRHLFATTTWLLTLLAAGMAATAVNFLAQGGVLNVGGAVLWDSSGLLRDNSLIGQALHVLVGYTDRPTEAQLIAYVGVVVGILLLTRWAAGNPPSNRSRVASPAE from the coding sequence ATGCTCGCCAGTCTGATCATCGTCTTTCGCGAGGTCCTCGAAGCGGGCCTCATCGTTGGCATCGTGCTGGCCGCCACCCAGGGGGTGGTTGGGCGCGGTCGCTGGATCGCGTTCGGCATCATCGGCGGTATCATCGGCTCCTGCGTCGTCGCCGCCTTCGCCGACGGCATCAGTTCGCTGTTCGCCGACACCGGACAGGAACTGTTCAACGCAACCGTCCTGCTGATCGCCGTCGCCATGCTGGCCTGGCACAATGCCTGGATGGCGCAGCATGGCCGCGAACTGGCGCGTGACATGAAGGCTGTCGGCCATGCGGTGCAGAGCGGCGAGAAGTCTCTCGCGGCGCTGGCCGTCGTCATCGGCGTTGCCGTTCTCCGCGAAGGGTCGGAGGTCGTGCTGTTCCTGACCGGTATCCTTGCATCGGAGGAAGGCGGCATCGCCACCGTGGCTGCCGGCGGCCTGGGCGGCATGGCGCTGGGCGCGCTGGTCTCCGTGCTGCTCTATGTCGGGCTTGTACAGATCCCGACGCGCCACCTGTTCGCCACCACCACCTGGCTGCTGACGCTGCTGGCGGCCGGCATGGCCGCCACCGCAGTCAATTTCCTGGCGCAGGGCGGCGTGCTGAACGTCGGCGGTGCGGTGCTGTGGGACAGTTCGGGCCTTCTGCGCGACAACAGCCTGATCGGACAGGCGCTGCATGTTCTCGTCGGCTATACCGACCGTCCGACCGAGGCGCAGCTGATCGCCTATGTCGGGGTGGTCGTCGGCATCCTGCTGCTGACCCGCTGGGCGGCCGGTAATCCGCCGTCGAACCGCTCGCGCGTTGCGTCGCCGGCCGAGTAA
- a CDS encoding cupredoxin domain-containing protein — MRRVSLLSAACAIALSGAAFLQAAPVRADDVITIVIKDHKFEPAEVKVPANKRVTLLVDNQDATSEEFESGEMKVEKIVGGRKQIKVMVGPLKPGRYPFFGEFHEATAQGAVIAE; from the coding sequence ATGCGCCGTGTCTCCCTGCTTTCCGCCGCCTGCGCCATCGCCCTCTCCGGCGCCGCTTTTCTCCAGGCGGCACCGGTTCGCGCCGACGATGTGATCACCATCGTCATCAAGGACCACAAGTTCGAGCCGGCCGAGGTCAAGGTGCCCGCCAACAAGCGGGTGACCCTGCTGGTCGACAACCAGGACGCCACGTCGGAAGAGTTTGAAAGCGGCGAGATGAAGGTCGAGAAGATCGTCGGCGGCCGCAAGCAGATCAAGGTCATGGTCGGTCCGCTGAAACCGGGGCGCTATCCCTTCTTCGGCGAATTCCACGAAGCGACGGCGCAGGGCGCCGTGATCGCCGAGTGA